The DNA sequence AGCACCAAGAGCGTGGTATGAGAAGATTGATTCTTATTTCATTGAGAATGATTTCAGAAGATGTCCGTTTGAGCATACTCTTTATATCAAGTTCGTTGAACTTAGAGATATCTTGATCGTGTGTCCTTATGTTGATGATTTGATCTTTACTGAGAATAATTTGAAGATAATTGCAGAATTCAGGGAGGCTATGATAAAGCACTTTGAAATGACACATATGGGTTTGATGTCTTACTTTCTTGGCATTGAAGTAGTTCAAAGAGATTATGGTATTTTCATTTCTCAGAAGAAATATGCAAATGATATTTTGAAGAAATTTCACATGGAACATTCAAAGCCAGTTCCTACTCTAGTCGAAGAGAAATTCAAGTTACTAAGAGAAGATAAAGGAAGAACAGTAGATTTTATATATTACAAAAGCTTGATTGGAAGTCTAAGGTACTTGACTGCGACTAGACCAGATATTGTGTTTGGAGTTGGTTTGTTTAGCAGATTCATGGAAAAACCTTGTACCAACCATTTGCAAGCGACAAAAAAAATTCTTCGATATATCAAAGGTACTTTAAATGATGGTATTTATTATGAAAATACTAATGAAGTGAATCTTATCGATTACACTAATAGTGATTGGGCTGGAGatataaacaagaaaaattacTTCAGGATTTGTATTTCATCTTGGTTCTGGTGCAATTTCATGGTCATCAAAGAAGCAACCAGTATAGTAGCACTCCCTATAGCAGAAGCAGAATATATAGCAGCAGCAAATTGTGCAACGCATACAGTTTGGCTAAGAAGAATTCTTGAGGAATTGAACGAGAAACAAAGTACTCCAACAACAATATTTTGTGATAACAAGTCAGCTATTGCACTTTGCAAAAATCCAGTATTTCATAGAAAATCGAAGCATATTGATATTCGAGTTCATAAAATTAGAGAATTGGTAAATGAGAAAgaagttgtgatagagagtacTGTCCAACTGAAGAACAAGATGCAGATATATTTACAAAGCCATTGAAGATCGAGTTATTTTGCAAGTTGAAGAAGATGCTTGGAATGATAAACTTTACAAGCTTGATTTAAGGGAGGCATCgttagaaaattaaatcaagaaTATTCAAGAAAGTAGTATAACTACAACATACTAGaacatttcaaaatcaaattgaattggAATTGAATACAAGTTGCACTCATCATCTTCATattagaagaatgaagaatcaTGAATTGAAAGCCTCAAGATTGATGATTAAGAATTTGAAGCAAAATTGAACAAGGAATTGACTATTTAAAGTTTCTATATGTTTCTTGAATTATGACAGTTAGTGCTTAGTTGTTAtaagaattattattttattatgaagGTTTGCTTATATATTTGTGAAGGTTTGCTTATATAAAGGCTTCATATGTATGTTGTTATCTATCTCTCCATGAATTAAAATACTTAGTGtttgtttcaaaaaattctCTTCTTATTATTATGAGTGTTAATgagtttgaaaaataaaaaaatataatagcaTCATTTATATGAGTGAGTGATCTAAAGCCAATTAAGTGTGGATATTTTACTTACATGATTGGGAGCTGCACTGGAAGATGGATTCATTGCAACAGGGGATTCTGCTTTCGCTATGTCGTCTCCCAAAGTTGAGTTTAAATCCCAAGAGAGAATTTTGTGCAAAGCAAAAGAAGTTCCTGTGGCAGCTGAGAATCCAACTGCAACATATTCAGGAAGATATTCTCTCAAGTCAACCACAGCAAACAGATTCTGCAGCATGGAAGTGTTGGTGGTTGAGTTGAAACCAGTGAAGACAACACTAAGATTCATGGAAGTAGCATTGTAACTGATCCAAGCCTCATTGACTTTCCCTCCCCTGATGTTAGCCTTAGAAAACCATGTGGTATTAGCAACAGACCTCAAGGAGTTAACATCAATACCCACATGTTCATTGGGCGGATCGAAATAATTCTTAAAGATATCGAATTCCACGGCCACAAAGGGGTCTACAGTTATGTTGAGTGTATCTTGGTTGTCAACAGTGAGGCCCAGAGTTCTTCCGGCAGTGGCACTGGGGACGGTGGAACCGTTGGGGCGGAGGAAGAATGCAAGTCCATCTGCATAGTTAGTTCTATTCTGAGAATCAATGATGAATGAGAAATGGGTTGTGAAGTGTGTGAGGTTCCTTGAAGCTTTGTCCCACAGGTGCATGGGTTTGTAGTACACTGCACGACCAATGCTGTTATTCAAGTGCGCTTTTCCTATCAGCTGGATAGTTTCTTCCTCTGCTTCTGCCCATGCTTCATATCTTAGggtgttgttattgttgttggaaTCAAAACTGGTGAAGTTGAAGGTTAAGGATGATGCATAATAAGGGAAGATGACTACGTAGAGAAACAAAATGGATGAAACCGCCATGTTTAGGAACAAAACGGATGATCTCAATCTCTAGGACAGTACTTTGAATAGTGAGGTTCGGTGGCTGCTGAACCAAGTTTTGTGCCAAAAGAGTGTTCACACATGTGAATGACCAGTGTATATggtggaaaagaaaaatcacaGCTTACCAATAAAAactttccttcttttctttgCATTTACACACATATAATAGAAGCTTCATGGAAGATTCATTATGAAAGGAAGAGAGACAATATAAGGTGCAAGGACCCTCAACGAGGCCAACTTGCTTTGCTGCAAGTTTTCCCTGCATGAACAATAATTAGTTTTTCTTAATTCTTCTTAACCAGTATCTTAAGTTTCATAATATTttataggtttttttttttctagaagCACAAGTTTTACTTTGATAGATTGATGTAGATGTTGGAGGATAATAGTAACCAAGAAAGAAAATATAGTTCCCTCTACGAGAAAAAGCAATTTCTTTGAACAGAAATGCTGTTGATGTAGaaatttctgatttttttttttccgctTAACAATAACAATTGGCTAGATAAAGCATTATTAAACCGCAAGTTGATGTCACTGTTTAGCATTCGAAACACCCCTTCGATCAAATATGGCAACTGGCCATTGGCagttattattaaattattatacaaGGTAGAAAGACCAAGACCTGGGAGTCAATGGAACGTGCTTTTCTATGAATTATCAATTACCACCAATTAGTGAGTCTCATTTCCAGGTCAAATAAGCCAAAAACATGATAAAAAGAAGAGTAATCATATCTGAATGAGCTTGCAAAATGGATTCAcaacaaaaacaaatataatataaatccATCTTTATGAATTCATAAATCATTATTATGCTTGTGAGTTAAGAATTCTTTATGCGATAATGGCATTTTGAGTTTCCAATGCAATGTTGCAAGAGAAGGAAAATAATAAGAGTAGAGAGAAAGAGAACTGGTTCAGTACGAAAGACAAGCACACGTGTAGAATTTTACTTTAAATTGGAAACTAAAACATCAAAAAGCAAAAACTGAAAGTGATATACTGATATCAACTTAGAATGTACGTAGAGGTTGAGAAGCTGGAGAAATGAGTTTAGAAGCCTTATTGTTGGAGTGTGTAGACCCAACAGTGAAGGAGCTACTGCTTGAAGAAGTTGAAGGCTGTGTTTGGCTATTATTCCCAGGAAGCAAAGATCTGACAGAGTTAGGTGCATCAGTACCCTGTGATGGGAGATTTGGCAATGGAACTTCAAAATAGAGCACTTGAAGTGTTTGTCTCATTGATGGCCTTTTAAGGTAATCACTGTGAGTACACCAAAGCCCAACTGTCATTAGCCTCTTCATTTCCTCCTCCTCAAATGCTCCCAACTCTAATCCTGGATCTGCTGCTTTAAGTATATCACCTTTGCCATACAGTTCCCAAACCCAATCCACCAAGTATATCTGCTCTTCATTCACATTTTGTTCAACCACCCTTCTTCCACATGCTATCTCTAATGCAACAATTCCATAACTGTATACATCTGACTCTTTACTAGTCTTCCCTCTCATTGCAGCTTCCGGTGACAAGTAACCAAATGTTCCTGCTAAATTCGTTGTTTTCGAACTTGCTTCATGGTCCATCAATCTGGCTAACCCAAAATCTCCAAGCTTTGCATTGAAATTGGAATCCAACATAACATTGCTGGGTTTGATGTCCCTATGAAGCACGCACTGCTCCCACTCTTCATGCAAGTAAAATAAAGCTGAAGCCAAGCCTCTAGCGATGTTGTATCTTACTTCCCATTTTAATAACCCCCCACCTTTGAACAGATAAGAATCTAAACTACCATTTTCCTCGAACTCATAAACCAGTAGAAGCTCATTCTGCTCATGACACCAACCAACGAGTTGAACCAAATTCCTATGCCTCAGTTGACTAATGATCTTGACTTCAGATGCATACTCCCTCACACCTTgttgagatccctgagatatcCTCTTGATGGCAACATGCATGTTAAAGTCTCTCAAAAATCCTCTGTAGACTTCCCCAAAACCCCCCTTACCAATTTTATGCTCATTTGCAAAGTTATAAGTTGCTCTAGAAAGTTCTGCATAGGAAAACCTCCTTGGTCCAGTGCTTCTCTCAAAATCTCTGTCCATTGCAAGGTTAATTACATTCTCCactcctcttttcctcctcagCTTCCATCCCATAAGAAAAGCTAGCCCAAAAACACCAATTAAAGCACATGCACCAATGGTAATCCCTATAATTGTTCCGGTTTTTGTTTGATTACCCTTGTTGTCCTTGTGTGTTGCTCTTTCATTATTGTCCCTGCTGTGTGCTTCCAAGTCCATAGTAGAGTTGAAGGACCACGAGAAAAGAGTATGATACTCATAATACATACCGGTTGCGGAAGAGAAGCCAAATTCAACCCATTCTGGTAGTTGCTCTCTCAGATCCACATCAGTGGATAATTGCTGCTTAATCCTTGTGATGTTATCTTTGTATCCAGTGAAAAACACAGCCAGAACATTTGAAGTAGAATTATAAGTGATATCAACATCATATTTTCTCTCATCCTGGCTAGTGAACCATTCTCGAGTGTAAGGAGTGGCCATACTATTAATATCAATACCTACATGATCATATCCAAGAATGGGATCCCATTCGGCATTGCCAAAGGTGTCAAATTCTACTGCCACAAAATGATCTTTGCTTGTGTAGTTTGGAGTAAGCATCTGAGCACGTGACAGGAGACCAATGCCGCCGCCAAATCTTGGAGTTGGAAGAGGAAAGTTGGGCTGAGCAAGATAGAAAGTGATGCCATCCGAATTGTAGGTTTTGTTTGGTGTGTTGATGGAGAAGGTGAAGTGTGTGGTGAAATCTGTGGCCTTGCCTGTTTTCTTGTCCCAAAGATGCAGCAGTTTGTGATATTTGACTCTGCCAAAGCTATCAGTCCCATAATAAGTAAGGTTGAGTGCTCCATTATTAATGTCCAGAGAGGCATCTCCTCCTGTAAGATTTAAGGTGTTTCCCATGTTTCTAAATGTCTCATAGTTGAATGCTATTGGAGCTGCACTTGATGCTACAGCTAGAAAGAATAAGGTGAAACAAGAAAGAAGATAACTTTTGTTATCACAGTAGTGTTGATGAGATGCTGCCATGGCTAAGGAGACTGGTTCAATTGTATCTAGTGAATGCAAGAACCCTCTAAGAAAGCTGCAATGGGCAAGGGACTGCAagtaagtaaaaaaaataactatatcaACTCATTGATGAAGATGGATTAAACACTGGAAACAAGTTTACTATGTATTACACTGTAGGTTAAATAAAGTAATTGACAAACACAAAATTCTACTAGACTACTACTCATAAATTTGTGTCACAAATCACAAGGGAATGcatagaagaagaaagaaagacaGACGCGAGTAGAGAAGCGACTTAGAGGGAGTTGTGGTATGAACCCGGTGGTTGAGAAGACTTAGTTTCTTGGTGTTGTTGTCTTTCCCTCTTAATTTTCTGCTGTAGCTTTGAATgggttttctttttcttttacaaTGCATAAGCTTCCACGTTATTGTTGATTGACTCAGTGACAGTGAGCATTTATTACTAAGTTTGTAATAAGAAATTTAACAGGGTAGTGTTAAGGAAACAATGATTATCTTAAATATAAACAATCACCAATCAAATATAAGTATACTACACCTTAATTTAATGTTAttcattaaatttatttttttaatcctaTTAATTTACATTGTTCACACATTATTCAAGAATGTTATTAATTATCTATACTTTTTCAATTTAATAAGATGATAAATAAACttcgaaaattttatgttttagaTTGATTagttctgaaaaaaaaaatatcaataaaattttgtAGGGTAACAAGTGTGgaaaattagtttaaattaaaatcttttattcTAATTATAAGGACTAATTTAAAAGTAGTATGTCCATATCTActactttaaaaaattttattagtattttttaaagactaatatgtccgaaatataaatttttaaaatttgccATTCTCCTCTAAACAATAAAAAAGCTATGGCTTAAGGGACAGATTggataaccaaaaaaaaaataataataataaggaacTCGTAGAAAGGGGTAGTAAGTGCTTCAAGATCGATTCAAGCATCATTGTGTCCACCAACTATCCTCCTCGGCCTTATTAACTCCTTTGATGGCACATGCATTtggaaaaaaattaagattgaggcagaataaattaaatttttgtattatgtttgatataaaatatattaaattgaGTTATGTCTTAatattatgtttaatttaagataaatataaaaatttaagaaagtaaatttaaaatttaaaaaattaaataaaaatacttttaaaaaaaatgtcactaaaattttaatttcggTGTTATCACttgttaaaaatattgaaaaaactaaaattttatgtctcaaaattaaaattttagttcgACTACCAAATATAATACTGGAGTTTTTGAAACAAACGCTGCATGGGCCTTCATCTTTGACGAGGCTCGCTGTGTACAACTCAATAATGAAGCAATGCATTTCTACCCGGCTATAAGACTAATTTTGTTACTATTGACATAAATGTGTCTACGTATATTTATTTTCCAATGTCCCTTATGTCCCCTCCTACTGCTATGGCTAACCAAGGATAAACGAAAAGCATTACAGAAATATGGAAAATTCTTTGGTGTTCTTATGAATTTTTTAGGCACTATAGAAGAGACCCCAGAAATATAGGTTCGCTGCCATAGTTGAGACTACTTTATTGGCTGCGTGTTCTATCCTACCCAGCTACTTAGTTAAGGTGGTTGTGATATATGGCTAATGAGACCGACGGTGTTAATTTAGTTTACTCTCCTCTGTTCTTCTTACTGTAATTTTGTGGATATTGAATATTCAAATCATGACAGTTTTTTTAATTGCATTATAAACCCTGTACTCTTGGATAACAATTATGCACAGGGAGCTGCTTTAGTGTTGAAGGATAGATTCCTCAGCAGGTGTCTGATGCTGCGTATCCCAATGTGGTGGAAACACGTATCCATTTAAAATATTCAATTGCAGTTGGAAGTATTTAGTGTAGATATGGGTTCCACAATTTAGAATGACTTGTTAAAATTGAGGTGGTTAACaggtaaattaaaaaatattaataacttaattaactgaaaaataaatataatgtaatataataattatttttgttttcatatTCAGGTTTtagtttgataaaaaaattggCTGGGTCTAGGGTGTTCAGATACAAAGGAAGGATTTAAAGGTTTCATGCttttaaaaccaaaaaaataaataaataaataaataaataaataaagagaaCCTAACCCGTCAGCGCCTCTCTACCCCTAACCCCATCATTTGTGAAGTCACCCCGGCCGTCTGATGCAAAACAAATTGGTACCATACTCAAATCTAGGCCTTAGTTTCACTAACATTTTAAACATActtaaattttaagaaaatttactcaacaatttataatttataattttatttttatataaaaataaatattttttttattaactaactCATTAGTTTATAttcattatattattatatactatatgTATTTATcgaaaattaatattaataaatattatataatcttaacaaaaattatattgttatttactaaaatatttgatttttttattaatacatatttaattatatttataataataatcatgactaataaaaaatatacttaatttaaatataagtgagtctaaaattaaaataattaataacagGAATTATTACACATATTgatataacattttttttatctttcttatttatttattccacaacaatatatataatttagtaTAATTACATATATTAATCCTACATATATTAAGCAAAATTTAAATGATTAATTTAACGTACAAAAATGACAACTACtataatatgattaaaaaaattatttataattttattctccacctttttatgttattaagatattaaataatcattttaatattattatttatcaaagtccaaaaataatatattgcatttttttcttgtataatattaaaaacaacttttttagtcattcattttttttaatctcaTTTCACTATTTGAGTTTTAGGATAGTGTATTCAATTATCATCCCTTATATTTTTAACGTCTTTAATTAAAAAGAGACAAACAAATTATTAATTGTAAGATCACCCTATCTTTTgtaaaaaattaagttaaaagacaaaaaataacCCCTTAAACTTATCTAAAGATTTCAAAACCTATAAAATTTAACATACAAATTAACTCAAATTACTTCTACCATTGGACTCAAATAATAAAAGTAATAGAGCATGCATCAAGTATACCCATATCAAATTTAGTGTATCCAATTAAACACGTTCCCATTTTTCTTAGAAGATCATTATTTGACCACACCACCACATCTATATTACCACATCTACATGTCAATTTTTAAAGGCCCATCTACGTAATTAATTACTTTGGTTAGCCCAACAGAACCAAACAAAAAAGGTTTTATGGCCCCGCCcatttgatataaaatattattaattacaaCAATTATATTATTCTTAACTGCATCGATTATCATCTCTAAACCGTTTGTTAAGCACGACAATTTGCACAAACACTGCCAAATGCAGGACTTACGATAACTTTTGTTGGCATTATCTTTGGACACGTGTTCCAACTACATGCAACATACGTATCATCAGCGGGTGTGGATGGATCTTCATTCAGCACAGTAGAATTTTTCTTGTgcacaaatttaaaatagtttttattcAAATACGGCTACCAAAATATAGAAACAGACAAATGCGATTAATAGTGTCTACAAAGGGCAGTGGAAACATatgcaaaagaaagaaagaagtatACATTACCAAGACAAAAAAATTGGAAATAATGGAAATTTGTGTTTGTGTTTGAACTAGAGCTTACACTCTGGTTTTCCCTTGCCCCTAAAGAAGGAGCTATAagagatgatgatgataaatgCACTGTAAAATCATTAAGATaggttttgtttttgttggtgGATCCCCAATCTCAAGTGGGGGTCACAtaacttaaataaatataaaataaataaataaataaaagaatgaaAGAAAGTGGCGTATAAGCCACGAGAGAGGATGAGAAgctttctttttaatttttttgaaaagaaagaaacaaggcCTTGCTTCAGCGccgaagagaagaagaattttgGGGGAGAGGGGGGAAGGGAAAGCAAATTTTGATTCGATTAAATTGTTAACTTGTTtcattttttatgaaattttagtatgttattccTGGTGTAGAGATGAACATTAGGATATAACTTGCTAGTTGTACTGCCTTCTCTTTTGTCTGATTTGAGATACCCACTTTTTGGAGGGTTTATGTTGATTTCATCCATTTTGAtgatgtattttgttgattgttgagatgTCCTAGTATCACTAGGAAGACTATTTGTGTACCCATTATTCTGATAGTAGAAGATTTTACTGGACTAGGTCCTGTGAATTTTTTGTCCTTCTTTTGGGGGATTTTTCCACATTAAAATTT is a window from the Arachis stenosperma cultivar V10309 chromosome 3, arast.V10309.gnm1.PFL2, whole genome shotgun sequence genome containing:
- the LOC130966929 gene encoding L-type lectin-domain containing receptor kinase IX.1-like, whose product is MAASHQHYCDNKSYLLSCFTLFFLAVASSAAPIAFNYETFRNMGNTLNLTGGDASLDINNGALNLTYYGTDSFGRVKYHKLLHLWDKKTGKATDFTTHFTFSINTPNKTYNSDGITFYLAQPNFPLPTPRFGGGIGLLSRAQMLTPNYTSKDHFVAVEFDTFGNAEWDPILGYDHVGIDINSMATPYTREWFTSQDERKYDVDITYNSTSNVLAVFFTGYKDNITRIKQQLSTDVDLREQLPEWVEFGFSSATGMYYEYHTLFSWSFNSTMDLEAHSRDNNERATHKDNKGNQTKTGTIIGITIGACALIGVFGLAFLMGWKLRRKRGVENVINLAMDRDFERSTGPRRFSYAELSRATYNFANEHKIGKGGFGEVYRGFLRDFNMHVAIKRISQGSQQGVREYASEVKIISQLRHRNLVQLVGWCHEQNELLLVYEFEENGSLDSYLFKGGGLLKWEVRYNIARGLASALFYLHEEWEQCVLHRDIKPSNVMLDSNFNAKLGDFGLARLMDHEASSKTTNLAGTFGYLSPEAAMRGKTSKESDVYSYGIVALEIACGRRVVEQNVNEEQIYLVDWVWELYGKGDILKAADPGLELGAFEEEEMKRLMTVGLWCTHSDYLKRPSMRQTLQVLYFEVPLPNLPSQGTDAPNSVRSLLPGNNSQTQPSTSSSSSSFTVGSTHSNNKASKLISPASQPLRTF